A part of Streptococcus ruminicola genomic DNA contains:
- the relB gene encoding type II toxin-antitoxin system RelB family antitoxin: MSTITVRLNQKEEELFKGYSELSGESISTLLKKALINNIEDELDYKVYQEAYQEYQKDSETISHADFKKELGL, from the coding sequence ATGAGTACTATAACTGTTAGATTAAATCAAAAAGAGGAAGAGTTATTTAAAGGGTATTCAGAGCTTTCTGGAGAAAGTATCTCAACTCTTTTAAAAAAAGCTCTTATAAATAACATTGAAGATGAGTTAGATTACAAAGTATATCAAGAGGCTTATCAAGAGTATCAGAAAGATTCTGAAACGATTTCTCATGCTGATTTCAAAAAAGAATTGGGGCTTTAG